GTGCCGCTATTATGGTGTTTGGAGGTTAGCACCGCTTTAATGTGGAATTTTTGGCATGTTTGCATGATGCTTTCATCATCGCAAGCGACCACGCATTCATCTACCAGATTTGCATTTTTAGCGCAACGCACTACCATAGGCAAGCCAAAAATATCTTCTAGCACTTTATTTTCAAAACGACTGGATTTTAATCTAGCAGGAATGATGATCATCTTTAAACCTTTTTAAGCCTTATGAAAATAGGGGATTTTTATGGTATTATACCCATTAAAAGCTTATTCCTTTTGTTGTAGGGATTTAGGCTATTGAACTTTAGGAGTTTTAATGATATTAAGAGCGAGTGTGTTGAGTGCGTTACTTCTTGTAGGCTTAGGGGCAGCCCCTAAACATTCAGTTTCAGCTAATGACAAACGGATGCAGGATAATTTAGTGAGCGTGATTGAAAAACAAACCAATAAAAAGGTGCGTATTTTAGAAATCAAACCTTTAAAATCCAGCCAGGATTTAAAAATGGTCGTCATTGAAGATCCGGACACTAAATACAATATCCCGCTTGTGGTGAGTAAGGATGGCAATTTAGTCATAGGGCTTAGCAACATATTCTTTAGCAATAAAAGCGATGATGTGAAATTAGTTGCAGAAACCAATCAAAAAATCCAAGCCCTTAACGCCACCCAGCAAAACAGCGCGAAATTGAACGCTATTTTTAATGAAATACCGGCTGATTATGCGATAGAGTTGCCCTCTACTAACGCTGAAAATAAGGACAAGATCCTTTATATTGTTTCTGATCCCATGTGCCCGCATTGCCAAAAAGAGCTCACCAAACTCAGGGATCACTTAAAAGAAAACACCGTGAGAATGGTTGTAGTGGGGTGGCTTGGGGTCAATTCGGCTAAAAAAGCGGCTTTGATCCAAGAAGAAATGGCGAAAGCTAGGGCTAGGGGAGCGAGCGTGGAAGATAAAATCTCTATCCTTGAAAAGATTTATTCCACCCAATACGATATTAACGCCCAAAAAGAGCCTGAAGATTTACGCACTAAAGTGGAAAATGTTACGAAAAAGATTTTTGAATCTGGCGTGATTAAGGGCGTGCCTTTCTTATACCATTATAAGGCATGATATAAGGTTACTCTCATGAAAAAACCCTACAGAAAGATTTCTGATTATGCGATCGTGGGTGGCTTGAGCGCGTTAGTGATGGTGAGCATTGTGGGGTGTAAGAGCAATGCCGATGACAAACCCAAAGAGCAAAGCTCTTTGAGCCAAAGCGTTCAAAAAGGCGCGTTTGTGATTTTAGAAGAGCAAAAGGATAAATCTTACAAGGTTGTTGAAGAATACCCTAGCTCAAGAACCCACATTATAGTGCGCGATTTGCAAGGCAATGAACGAGTGCTCAGCAATGAAGAGATTCAAAAGCTCATCAAAGAAGAAGAAGCCAAAATTGATAACGGCACGAGCAAGCTTATCCAGCCTAATAATGGGGGTGGGAGTAATGAAAGCTCAGGCTTTGGCTTGGGGAGTGCGATTTTAGGGAGCGCGGCGGGGGCGATTTTAGGGAGTTATATTGGCAACAAGCTTTTCAATAACCCTAATTACCAGCAAAACGCCCAACGGACTTATAAATCCCCACAAGCTTACCAACGCTCTCAAAATTCCTTTTCTAAAAGCACGCCTAGCGCTTCAAGCATGGGTGGGGCGAGTAAGGGACAGAGCGGGTTTTTTGGCTCTAGTAGGCCTACTAGCTCGCCGGCGGTAAGCTCTGGGACAAGGGGCTTTAACTCATAATTTAATTGATTCAAGGCTAAAAAATGCAAGTGATTCCTTTAAAACCTTTAGACAATAAGACCTTAGAAGAAATCGGCTTAGATTGGCACACGAATGACGACATGTCATCTTATATCGCTGATGAAATGGTGGTTGTTTCTCAAAAAGAAGCGGACGCTTATTATGACGCTTGTAATGAGCTTTATGACATGTTTGTAGAGACGGCTGAAGAGGCCATTGAAAACGATCGCTTTTTTGAATTGGATATTCCTAACGCGCTCATTCCTATGATCAAACAGAGTTTTGAAGAAGAAGTGCATTGGCATATTTACGGGCGTTTTGATTTAGCCGGGGGGCTTGATGGCAAGCCCATTAAATTACTGGAATTTAACGCTGATACCCCCACCATGCTCTATGAAACCGCAGTGATTCAATGGGCGTTAC
This is a stretch of genomic DNA from Helicobacter pylori. It encodes these proteins:
- a CDS encoding DsbA family protein — encoded protein: MILRASVLSALLLVGLGAAPKHSVSANDKRMQDNLVSVIEKQTNKKVRILEIKPLKSSQDLKMVVIEDPDTKYNIPLVVSKDGNLVIGLSNIFFSNKSDDVKLVAETNQKIQALNATQQNSAKLNAIFNEIPADYAIELPSTNAENKDKILYIVSDPMCPHCQKELTKLRDHLKENTVRMVVVGWLGVNSAKKAALIQEEMAKARARGASVEDKISILEKIYSTQYDINAQKEPEDLRTKVENVTKKIFESGVIKGVPFLYHYKA